A window from Chitinophaga filiformis encodes these proteins:
- a CDS encoding phosphatase PAP2 family protein: MRLFLLLSLQLLTYSAYAAADTTVAGISADTTHETNVVPTTTSEKDQTTVPVFNTNLAYKPRIPNYSARLVSIIVPTAMMTYGAVSLSGGKIRSLDMSTRKEIMEDHGTFRTNVDDYLKWVPAAAVYALNMAGIHGKHNFADRTILFGMSSLIATGSTFAIKSATNRLRPDGSTYNSFPSGHTAIAFMSAQFMWEEYHEVSPWYGVAGYAVAATTGALRIYNNRHWLSDVVTGAGLGILSTKAAYWLYPKMQRLFIHDTEHSSTRIMLMPNYDAQWKSAGLSLLLTK; encoded by the coding sequence ATGAGATTGTTCTTACTGCTTAGCCTGCAACTGTTGACATACTCTGCCTATGCAGCTGCAGACACAACTGTTGCAGGGATTAGTGCGGATACTACCCATGAGACAAATGTTGTGCCAACCACTACATCAGAGAAAGATCAGACAACCGTTCCGGTATTTAACACCAATCTGGCGTATAAACCTCGTATCCCGAACTATAGCGCCAGATTAGTAAGCATCATCGTTCCAACGGCCATGATGACCTATGGCGCCGTGTCGCTCAGCGGTGGTAAAATACGCTCTCTGGACATGTCTACCAGGAAAGAGATCATGGAAGATCATGGTACTTTCCGCACCAATGTGGACGACTACCTCAAATGGGTGCCTGCTGCTGCCGTATATGCGTTGAACATGGCAGGTATTCATGGTAAACATAACTTCGCCGACCGTACCATATTATTCGGCATGTCCTCGCTCATCGCTACCGGAAGTACTTTCGCGATCAAGAGCGCTACCAACAGGCTTCGTCCTGATGGCAGTACTTATAACTCCTTCCCTTCGGGGCATACCGCCATTGCATTTATGAGTGCACAGTTTATGTGGGAAGAATATCATGAAGTAAGCCCCTGGTATGGCGTAGCCGGTTATGCGGTAGCTGCTACCACCGGTGCACTCCGCATCTATAACAACCGTCACTGGTTAAGCGATGTTGTAACAGGTGCAGGTCTCGGTATTCTAAGCACCAAAGCAGCATACTGGTTATATCCTAAAATGCAGCGCCTCTTTATCCATGATACAGAGCACTCCTCTACCAGGATCATGCTGATGCCTAATTACGATGCACAATGGAAATCAGCAGGACTATCGCTGCTGTTGACAAAATAA
- a CDS encoding metallophosphoesterase family protein — MDRRSLLKNLGLGALIGVLPGTRALATITDNIIKPKKRVLRFAHLTDVHLEPELKAPEGLVKCLHHIQSQKDAPAFIVNTGDCIMDALKAPKDRVELQWNLWHGLMKSDNSLPIEYCIGNHDIWGAGETSDPLYGKKYSLEMMRLEKPYRSFNKAGWHFIVLDSIQPKNDGVWYTCKLDDEQFDWLEKDLAANTQLPIIIFSHVPIVSAATVVVDNKFKEDTGYQLGLGSMHTDAARLVALFDQHPNIRLCMSGHIHLYEQVMYNGITYVSNGAVSGNWWKGTRYRTENGYAMVNLYDDGSFENEYVPYGWTV; from the coding sequence ATGGATCGTCGTTCCTTATTGAAAAATCTGGGCCTTGGCGCACTGATAGGAGTACTCCCCGGTACCCGCGCGCTTGCTACTATTACAGATAATATCATCAAGCCTAAGAAAAGGGTATTGCGTTTCGCCCACCTGACGGACGTACATCTGGAACCTGAATTAAAGGCGCCCGAAGGACTGGTAAAATGCCTCCACCACATACAATCACAAAAAGACGCGCCTGCTTTTATCGTGAATACAGGCGATTGTATCATGGATGCCCTCAAAGCACCCAAAGACCGTGTTGAATTGCAGTGGAACCTCTGGCACGGACTGATGAAAAGCGACAACAGCCTGCCCATCGAATATTGTATAGGAAATCATGATATATGGGGCGCGGGAGAAACAAGCGATCCCCTCTATGGTAAGAAATATTCACTGGAAATGATGCGCCTTGAAAAGCCATACCGCAGTTTCAATAAAGCGGGCTGGCACTTCATCGTCCTGGATAGCATCCAGCCGAAAAATGATGGCGTATGGTATACCTGCAAACTGGACGATGAACAGTTCGACTGGCTGGAAAAAGACCTCGCCGCCAATACGCAGCTGCCCATTATCATATTCTCACACGTTCCCATTGTGTCTGCAGCAACGGTTGTAGTAGATAATAAATTTAAGGAAGATACCGGTTACCAGCTGGGCCTTGGCTCCATGCATACAGACGCCGCCCGCCTGGTCGCCCTGTTCGATCAGCATCCAAACATCAGGTTGTGTATGAGCGGACACATTCACCTCTATGAACAGGTGATGTATAATGGCATCACCTATGTCAGTAACGGGGCCGTAAGCGGCAACTGGTGGAAGGGAACGAGGTATCGTACTGAAAATGGCTATGCCATGGTCAATCTCTATGACGACGGCAGCTTTGAGAATGAATATGTTCCTTATGGATGGACCGTCTAA
- a CDS encoding efflux RND transporter periplasmic adaptor subunit, which produces MYKYLFSISLLVILFTACHEKAPQKKTATKSNKSRKFELAAVVHEPLSSNIQLPAVLEAYQRVSIYPRVNGFVKTVTVDRGSVVRKGQVLITLDAPEIIQQYYAAQSKYLQARAMFAASKDNYERTLAVSETPGTISAHDVEVANARMAADSAIMNSELANLRALEATRSYLTVTAPFDGVITERNVHPGALVGPGTKLDGGAMLMLEQEDRLRLVVQVPEVYSAQLSATRQVSFHVNALPGKLFAGAISRQAGSLSDRYRSEAVEVDVQNAQHLLKPGMYAEITIPVTGSLQAMVVPGSAIVTSTEKKYVVAIREGYTHWVDVQEGNHHNDSSEVFGSLLPGDKVIVHANDEIKEGVRID; this is translated from the coding sequence ATGTATAAGTATCTCTTCAGTATAAGCCTCCTGGTGATATTGTTCACTGCCTGCCATGAAAAGGCGCCCCAAAAGAAAACGGCCACCAAAAGTAACAAGAGCAGGAAATTCGAGCTGGCAGCCGTTGTGCATGAACCGCTTTCGTCCAATATACAATTACCTGCCGTACTGGAAGCCTATCAGCGCGTGAGTATCTATCCGCGGGTAAATGGTTTTGTAAAAACGGTAACGGTCGACAGGGGCAGTGTGGTACGCAAAGGGCAGGTGCTGATCACCCTGGATGCACCGGAGATCATTCAGCAGTATTATGCGGCACAATCAAAATACCTGCAGGCCAGGGCCATGTTTGCGGCCTCGAAAGACAACTACGAACGTACGCTTGCCGTCAGTGAGACGCCGGGTACTATTTCCGCTCATGATGTGGAAGTGGCCAATGCCCGCATGGCGGCCGACAGCGCTATTATGAACAGCGAGCTGGCAAATCTCCGGGCGCTGGAGGCTACCAGGAGTTATTTAACGGTGACGGCGCCTTTTGATGGTGTGATCACTGAACGTAATGTGCATCCCGGAGCGCTGGTAGGACCGGGAACAAAGCTTGACGGCGGTGCCATGCTGATGCTGGAACAGGAAGATCGCCTGCGTTTGGTGGTACAGGTACCGGAAGTTTATAGCGCGCAGTTGTCGGCCACAAGACAGGTATCTTTCCATGTGAATGCCTTGCCGGGGAAATTGTTTGCGGGGGCTATCAGTCGCCAGGCAGGCTCCCTGAGCGACCGTTACCGCTCTGAAGCTGTAGAAGTGGATGTACAGAATGCCCAGCATCTGTTAAAACCAGGGATGTATGCGGAGATCACCATTCCCGTTACAGGGTCCCTGCAGGCGATGGTGGTGCCTGGCAGCGCTATCGTTACATCTACAGAAAAAAAGTATGTGGTGGCTATCAGGGAAGGCTATACGCATTGGGTCGATGTGCAGGAAGGAAATCACCACAATGACTCTTCCGAAGTATTTGGCAGTTTACTGCCGGGAGATAAGGTGATCGTTCATGCGAATGATGAAATAAAAGAAGGGGTCAGGATAGATTAG
- a CDS encoding efflux RND transporter permease subunit, which translates to MSLVTSALKKPLSVVVLTLGMFLFSVLAVMNIPIDIFPKLNLPTIYVIEPYGGMSPQQMEGFFATRLQDQFLYVNGIKNISSKNIQGLTMIKLSFYENTNMAEASAQVALQVNRAMKFFPPGALPPQVVRYDASSLPVGQLVFSCPNRSLKDIYDLANTRVRPMFGAVPGLSAPPPFGANSRSVIVSVDPDRLRSYNMSADEVVEAIAKNNVMTPSGNIRINNTMYVTTINSLEKEVKDFGDIPITTNGNATVFIRDVARVSDAADITVDYALVNGRRSVYIPVVKTADASTWDVVKELKARLPEMQSLLPEDVKVTYEFDQSVFVINAVKSLLTEGILGALLTGLMVLLFLRDLRSCLVVVITIPIAILAAVLGLQLAGQTINLMTLSGLALAIGVLVDQATVTIENIHQHLEMGKSKRQAIYEASEEIAFPLLLILLCILAVFAPSLIMTGVPKAMFLPLSLSIGFAMIASYFAAQSLVPVLANWWLKEGKFNHGLALDKEEIGQVRHDQERHNHKPHGANGFERFKNRFLSLLEWLGRRSRWVIGVYIILAFAIAGTAFVVIGKDLMPHVNTGQFQLRLKEPDGTRLERTEEKVHEVLALIDSTVNGNVAISSGYVGLVPSSYGTSNLYVFNAGTHEAVLQVNLNEDYKVDIEALKDELRARIKAKMPEMRVSFEPVDMTEKIMAQGAATPIEVRVAGKDMKQIAGYAGGLVDKLKEVDFLRDVQIAQPLHYPTININIDRFKVAQMGLNMYQVARSVTASTSSSRFTEKNQWLDEKVAYTYQVQVQVPEYIMQTINDLKEIPLVKGQPRPVLGDVATFSNGEMPGEFDRAGTRRFVTVSANINGKDLGAATKAVRQAINEMGEPPRGLKVELKGSSSLLVDTLSSLQNGLMLAIVVIFLLLAANYQSFKLSFVVLVTVPAVIAGALVMLLLTGATLNLQSYMGMIMSTGVSVANAILIVTNAEKLRLEYRDAYKAAITSAGIRLRPILMTSLAMIAGMIPMATGLGESGDQTAPLGRAVIGGLIASTLAALLILPLVYAAIQRKASYEDPSLMPEKKVNKPKIATTHV; encoded by the coding sequence AATACCAATATGGCGGAAGCCTCGGCACAGGTGGCCCTGCAGGTGAACAGGGCCATGAAGTTCTTCCCTCCGGGCGCTTTGCCTCCGCAGGTGGTTCGTTATGATGCCTCTTCTCTGCCGGTAGGACAACTGGTGTTCAGCTGTCCAAACCGTTCCCTGAAAGATATCTACGACCTGGCCAATACGCGTGTGCGGCCCATGTTCGGCGCTGTACCCGGCTTGTCGGCGCCGCCGCCTTTTGGCGCCAATTCCCGCTCCGTGATCGTCAGTGTGGATCCTGACCGCCTGCGCAGTTACAATATGAGTGCCGATGAAGTGGTAGAAGCCATCGCGAAGAACAATGTCATGACGCCTTCGGGGAACATCCGTATCAATAATACAATGTACGTCACTACCATCAATTCACTGGAAAAAGAAGTGAAAGATTTCGGGGATATTCCCATCACCACAAACGGCAATGCTACTGTGTTTATCAGGGATGTAGCCCGGGTGAGCGACGCGGCCGATATAACGGTGGATTATGCGCTGGTGAACGGACGCCGGTCTGTTTACATCCCGGTAGTGAAAACTGCGGATGCTTCTACCTGGGATGTAGTGAAAGAATTAAAGGCAAGGCTGCCGGAGATGCAGAGCCTTTTGCCGGAAGATGTGAAAGTGACCTACGAGTTTGACCAGTCAGTGTTCGTGATCAATGCCGTGAAAAGCCTGTTGACCGAAGGGATACTGGGCGCATTGCTCACAGGATTGATGGTATTGTTGTTCCTGAGGGATCTGCGCAGCTGCCTGGTGGTAGTGATCACGATCCCGATTGCCATCCTGGCTGCAGTACTTGGATTGCAGCTGGCCGGACAGACCATCAACCTGATGACCCTGAGCGGCCTGGCGCTGGCAATTGGCGTGTTGGTAGACCAGGCAACCGTGACGATAGAGAATATTCATCAGCATCTGGAGATGGGAAAATCCAAGCGACAGGCCATTTATGAAGCCAGCGAGGAGATTGCATTCCCTTTGTTGCTGATACTCTTGTGCATACTGGCGGTATTTGCACCATCACTGATCATGACAGGTGTACCGAAAGCGATGTTCCTGCCATTGTCGCTGTCCATCGGTTTTGCCATGATAGCATCCTATTTCGCGGCACAGTCGCTGGTACCTGTACTGGCCAACTGGTGGTTGAAGGAAGGTAAGTTCAATCACGGGCTGGCCTTAGATAAAGAGGAGATCGGCCAGGTACGGCATGATCAGGAACGGCACAACCATAAGCCCCATGGGGCGAACGGTTTTGAGCGGTTTAAGAACCGCTTCCTGTCATTGCTGGAATGGCTGGGCAGACGTTCCCGCTGGGTGATAGGTGTGTATATCATACTGGCGTTTGCCATTGCAGGAACGGCTTTCGTAGTGATCGGGAAAGACCTGATGCCGCATGTCAACACAGGCCAGTTCCAGTTGCGGCTGAAAGAGCCGGATGGTACGAGACTGGAAAGGACGGAGGAAAAAGTACACGAGGTGCTGGCATTGATCGATAGCACGGTGAACGGAAATGTGGCTATCAGTTCCGGGTATGTAGGGCTGGTGCCAAGCAGTTATGGAACGAGTAACCTGTATGTGTTTAATGCGGGCACGCATGAAGCGGTGTTGCAGGTCAATTTAAACGAGGATTACAAAGTTGACATAGAGGCACTCAAAGACGAACTGAGGGCCCGTATTAAGGCTAAAATGCCCGAAATGCGCGTAAGCTTTGAACCGGTCGACATGACGGAGAAGATCATGGCGCAGGGAGCTGCTACGCCTATTGAGGTAAGGGTAGCGGGAAAGGATATGAAACAGATTGCCGGCTATGCCGGAGGACTGGTGGATAAACTGAAGGAAGTCGATTTCCTCCGGGATGTGCAGATCGCCCAGCCATTGCATTACCCTACGATCAATATCAATATTGACCGGTTCAAGGTGGCGCAGATGGGGTTGAACATGTACCAGGTGGCCCGCTCTGTGACGGCATCCACATCGTCCAGCAGGTTTACCGAAAAGAACCAGTGGCTGGATGAAAAAGTAGCTTACACTTACCAGGTGCAGGTACAGGTGCCCGAATACATCATGCAGACCATTAATGACCTGAAGGAAATACCATTGGTAAAAGGGCAGCCAAGGCCGGTATTGGGCGATGTGGCAACATTCTCGAACGGGGAGATGCCGGGGGAATTTGACCGGGCCGGCACAAGGCGCTTTGTAACTGTCAGTGCGAACATCAATGGGAAGGACCTGGGTGCAGCGACAAAAGCCGTGCGGCAGGCTATTAATGAGATGGGAGAACCGCCCCGCGGATTGAAGGTAGAGCTGAAGGGAAGTTCGAGCCTGCTGGTGGACACTTTATCCAGTTTACAGAACGGGCTGATGCTGGCCATTGTCGTGATCTTCTTATTGCTGGCCGCAAACTACCAGTCGTTCAAATTAAGCTTTGTTGTACTCGTCACTGTACCTGCGGTAATTGCAGGCGCCCTGGTAATGTTATTACTGACAGGGGCGACATTGAACCTGCAGTCTTACATGGGTATGATCATGTCTACAGGGGTATCTGTGGCAAATGCGATCCTAATCGTAACGAATGCAGAGAAGCTCCGCCTGGAATACCGGGATGCCTATAAGGCGGCTATTACCAGCGCCGGTATCCGTTTGCGTCCCATCCTGATGACCAGCCTGGCGATGATAGCGGGTATGATACCCATGGCAACGGGGCTGGGCGAATCGGGCGACCAGACAGCCCCATTGGGCCGTGCGGTGATAGGAGGGCTTATTGCCTCCACGCTGGCGGCGCTGCTGATCTTACCGCTCGTATATGCCGCCATCCAACGCAAAGCATCCTATGAAGATCCTTCACTGATGCCCGAAAAAAAAGTCAACAAACCTAAAATAGCGACAACTCATGTATAA
- a CDS encoding NADP-dependent oxidoreductase — protein sequence MKAVAVPQFKAIPQVMELPKPQVKPGTILVRVAAAGINPFDWKLIDGILDGKMPHNFPMVLGVDGAGTVEAVGEGVTHFKQGDKIYGQFIHSPIGEGSYAEYVVVPEKAAISHAPSSISLVEAAAIPTAGMTALQLLERLGLKHEQTLLLVGATGGVGSFIVQLANMQGIYVIATVSDEEGEERMKKLGAKETINYKKISVEKEIKAKYPSGVEGLIDLVSPAAVFKTMTSLVKTGGAALTTAFVADKETLKARGITGGNFETQGTPASLDTLADAVDSGALKVPVGVVISMEEVPEAIEASRRLKGKGKTVIRIE from the coding sequence ATGAAGGCTGTAGCCGTTCCCCAGTTTAAGGCCATTCCGCAGGTGATGGAATTACCTAAACCACAGGTAAAACCAGGGACGATCCTGGTGCGTGTAGCCGCCGCCGGTATTAACCCGTTTGATTGGAAATTAATAGATGGTATCCTCGACGGGAAAATGCCACACAATTTTCCTATGGTGCTCGGTGTTGATGGTGCAGGGACCGTTGAGGCGGTAGGAGAAGGCGTTACCCATTTCAAGCAGGGCGATAAGATCTACGGACAATTTATACACTCACCTATTGGTGAAGGATCCTATGCAGAGTATGTTGTCGTGCCGGAAAAGGCCGCCATATCTCATGCGCCTTCCTCTATTTCCCTTGTGGAAGCAGCGGCCATACCGACAGCGGGAATGACGGCGCTTCAGCTGTTGGAACGCCTGGGGCTCAAACATGAACAAACCCTCCTGCTGGTAGGCGCTACCGGTGGCGTAGGCTCGTTCATTGTCCAGCTGGCGAATATGCAGGGCATCTATGTTATCGCTACCGTCAGCGATGAAGAAGGAGAGGAGCGGATGAAGAAACTGGGCGCAAAAGAGACGATCAATTACAAAAAGATATCTGTAGAGAAAGAGATAAAAGCTAAATATCCGTCCGGCGTGGAAGGCCTGATAGATCTCGTTAGCCCCGCGGCAGTGTTCAAGACAATGACCTCCTTGGTGAAAACCGGCGGTGCGGCATTGACGACCGCATTCGTAGCGGATAAAGAGACGCTCAAGGCGCGGGGAATTACAGGGGGGAATTTTGAGACGCAGGGAACGCCGGCTTCGTTGGATACTTTGGCGGATGCGGTGGATAGTGGGGCGTTGAAAGTACCGGTTGGGGTGGTGATCAGTATGGAGGAGGTGCCGGAGGCGATTGAGGCGAGCAGGAGGTTGAAGGGGAAGGGGAAGACGGTGATCAGGATTGAATGA
- a CDS encoding aldo/keto reductase encodes MEKRQLGRSALQVAPLVFGGNVFGWTADEATSFSLLDAFVGAGFNTIDTADSYSHWAPGNSGGESEAIIGKWLKRSGKRDQVIIATKVGGGKVRDLSPAYIEKTVEESLRRLQTDYIDLYQSHYDDPNTPVDDTLATFDKLVKAGKVRVIGASNFSPERLLQSLESSETNGYPRYESLQPLYNLYDRQKFEREYLPVTQQYQLGVISYYSLASGFLSGKYRSKEDAVKSARGEKATSYLDERGQSILETLDEVAADFNTTPTSVAIAWLVQRPYITAPIVSATSTQQLEELIKATQLGLDAGAIEKLNIASDYVDE; translated from the coding sequence ATGGAAAAAAGACAACTGGGAAGATCAGCATTACAGGTTGCACCGTTGGTGTTTGGCGGAAATGTATTTGGCTGGACAGCAGATGAAGCAACATCTTTTTCATTACTGGATGCATTTGTGGGTGCAGGGTTCAACACTATCGACACTGCAGATTCTTATTCTCACTGGGCGCCTGGCAACAGTGGTGGTGAATCTGAAGCTATCATCGGCAAGTGGTTAAAGAGAAGCGGGAAGCGCGACCAGGTGATCATAGCAACAAAAGTAGGTGGAGGCAAGGTAAGAGACCTTTCACCGGCCTACATTGAAAAGACAGTTGAAGAATCATTGCGTAGATTGCAGACGGATTATATAGACTTGTATCAATCGCATTACGATGATCCGAACACGCCGGTAGACGACACGCTTGCCACATTCGACAAGCTGGTAAAGGCGGGCAAGGTCAGGGTGATCGGCGCATCTAACTTTAGTCCCGAACGACTATTGCAATCATTGGAATCGAGTGAGACAAACGGTTATCCCAGGTATGAATCATTACAACCATTGTACAATCTGTACGACCGTCAGAAATTCGAAAGAGAATACCTGCCTGTCACGCAACAATACCAGCTGGGTGTGATCAGCTACTACTCATTAGCCAGTGGTTTTCTCAGCGGGAAGTACAGAAGCAAGGAAGACGCTGTAAAAAGTGCAAGGGGAGAAAAAGCGACCAGTTACCTTGACGAAAGGGGGCAAAGCATTCTCGAAACGCTCGACGAAGTAGCGGCAGACTTCAACACCACTCCCACCAGCGTCGCCATTGCATGGCTTGTGCAGCGCCCTTACATCACCGCCCCTATTGTGAGCGCCACCAGCACACAGCAATTGGAAGAGCTCATTAAGGCCACTCAATTAGGACTGGACGCAGGAGCAATAGAGAAGTTAAATATAGCGAGCGATTATGTTGACGAGTGA
- a CDS encoding voltage-gated chloride channel family protein — MKYFRHSVEQLKIAYQLIRWTVIIIPVSLLVGSLVALFLWLLEQVTLIREEHGWLLYLLPLAGILIYFLYKKLGGKAEAGNNLIMDEIHEPGGGVPARMAPLVLATTIITHLFGGSAGREGTAVQIGGSMANMLARWMRLSLADVRIILMAGIAAGFGAVFGTPLTGAVFALEVLAIGLIRYDALIPCLIAAVFADIVCSAWGIRHTHYQILFDQKNIIFHFVHFDFLLLAKVIAGGIAFGLASYLFSICIHSIKANAKQWIRPAWLIPVAGGIIVIAACHLLGTRDYIGLGVTSPDPGGVSIVSAFSNTPISSWSWLWKLLLTAITLGMGFKGGEVTPLFFIGATLGHTLAVLFGAPVDLFAGLGFIAVFAGATNTPIACTLMGIELFGTSHVLYFAVACFTAYYFSGHAGIYSAQRIAVPKNHDID; from the coding sequence ATGAAATATTTCAGGCATTCTGTCGAACAATTGAAGATCGCTTACCAGCTGATCCGCTGGACGGTGATCATCATTCCGGTATCTCTCCTCGTAGGATCCCTCGTTGCATTATTCCTCTGGTTACTGGAACAGGTAACCCTTATTCGCGAAGAGCATGGATGGCTGCTCTACCTGTTACCGCTTGCGGGGATACTCATCTATTTTTTATATAAAAAGCTGGGTGGCAAGGCGGAAGCGGGCAATAATCTCATTATGGATGAGATACATGAGCCGGGCGGTGGCGTACCTGCGAGAATGGCGCCCCTGGTACTGGCTACGACCATCATTACCCACTTGTTTGGAGGCTCTGCAGGCAGGGAGGGAACCGCCGTGCAGATTGGTGGAAGTATGGCGAATATGCTGGCCCGCTGGATGCGCCTATCTCTGGCCGATGTACGCATCATCTTGATGGCGGGAATCGCAGCCGGCTTCGGTGCTGTTTTCGGCACTCCGCTGACGGGGGCCGTATTTGCACTGGAAGTACTGGCTATTGGCCTCATACGCTATGATGCGCTCATTCCCTGCCTAATTGCTGCTGTATTTGCAGACATTGTATGCTCCGCCTGGGGCATCCGGCACACACATTACCAGATCCTTTTTGATCAAAAGAATATCATCTTCCACTTTGTACATTTTGACTTCCTGTTACTTGCAAAAGTAATTGCCGGCGGCATCGCATTTGGCCTGGCCAGCTACCTCTTCTCCATTTGCATCCATAGCATTAAAGCGAATGCAAAGCAATGGATCCGGCCGGCCTGGCTGATCCCGGTAGCGGGTGGCATCATTGTCATTGCCGCCTGTCACCTGCTGGGCACACGGGATTATATCGGCCTTGGAGTGACCAGTCCCGATCCCGGTGGTGTTAGTATTGTCTCTGCCTTCAGCAATACGCCCATCTCATCATGGAGCTGGTTGTGGAAATTGCTGCTGACGGCCATTACCCTGGGGATGGGTTTCAAAGGTGGGGAGGTGACCCCCCTCTTCTTTATCGGAGCCACTTTAGGACATACGCTGGCCGTACTTTTTGGGGCGCCGGTGGATTTGTTTGCAGGTCTCGGATTTATTGCCGTATTTGCAGGTGCCACAAATACTCCGATAGCCTGCACCTTGATGGGCATCGAGCTTTTTGGCACGTCACATGTACTATACTTCGCAGTGGCTTGCTTCACAGCTTATTATTTCAGTGGACATGCCGGCATCTACAGTGCGCAACGTATAGCAGTACCAAAGAACCATGATATTGATTAA